Proteins co-encoded in one Paracoccus sediminicola genomic window:
- a CDS encoding glycosyltransferase — MVSPRPIGYFVHHQGRGHAERCAAIVNALPQDRPVTIFCARDDIFPPLGPGVEIVIIPSLFEPPAGPLPRTDWIATPDTMHCAPVGWPTIRQAMATMTRWFHEADPALMISDVSAEVAQLARLCSVPHVKILQHGDRSDPGHMAAYRGAAGLLAPFHADLDNPDRPDWMRALTFHAPGIGVNAALPARDAARRALGIGPGRKLAVVVSGGGGDGWADAAFGVAARAFPDMDWIVIGKIQRDWHATLPANLHLAGWVDNAAEHIAAADLIVSSAGNTTCHQVLAAARPWIVVPEWRYFDEQQDKARAIGRSGAALHLPYLPASAHAWQAALAEAERTHDAAIQRRLAGEDAAPATARWLTRLCDRIWGQTPSTDSRKGTSNVHDLGPDHCRRARRPSGERHSRVSGASDAAG; from the coding sequence ATGGTGAGCCCGCGCCCCATCGGATATTTCGTTCACCATCAGGGACGGGGCCATGCGGAACGCTGCGCGGCCATCGTCAATGCTCTGCCGCAGGACCGGCCCGTCACCATCTTCTGCGCCCGCGACGACATCTTCCCGCCCCTCGGACCGGGGGTCGAGATCGTCATCATCCCGTCGTTGTTCGAACCGCCCGCGGGACCGCTGCCCCGGACCGACTGGATCGCCACGCCAGACACGATGCATTGCGCGCCGGTCGGCTGGCCCACGATCCGTCAGGCGATGGCAACCATGACGCGCTGGTTTCACGAGGCCGATCCCGCGCTGATGATCAGCGATGTCAGCGCCGAGGTTGCGCAACTGGCGCGGCTGTGCTCGGTGCCGCATGTGAAGATCCTGCAACATGGCGACCGCAGCGATCCCGGCCATATGGCCGCCTACCGCGGTGCCGCCGGTCTGCTGGCGCCGTTCCATGCCGATCTGGACAACCCGGACCGCCCCGACTGGATGCGCGCGCTGACCTTTCACGCGCCGGGCATCGGGGTGAATGCGGCGCTCCCCGCCCGCGATGCCGCACGCCGCGCGCTTGGTATCGGGCCGGGTCGCAAGCTGGCCGTGGTGGTGTCGGGCGGGGGCGGCGATGGCTGGGCCGATGCCGCCTTTGGCGTCGCTGCCCGCGCCTTCCCGGATATGGACTGGATCGTTATCGGCAAGATCCAGCGCGACTGGCACGCCACGCTGCCCGCCAATCTGCATCTGGCGGGTTGGGTCGACAACGCGGCCGAGCATATCGCCGCCGCCGATCTGATCGTCTCTTCCGCAGGCAACACCACCTGCCATCAGGTGCTGGCCGCCGCGCGCCCTTGGATCGTCGTGCCCGAGTGGCGCTATTTCGACGAACAGCAGGACAAGGCGCGGGCGATTGGCCGTTCTGGGGCGGCGCTGCATCTGCCCTATCTGCCTGCCTCGGCCCATGCCTGGCAGGCCGCGCTGGCCGAGGCCGAACGAACGCACGACGCCGCCATCCAGCGGCGATTGGCAGGAGAGGACGCCGCGCCAGCGACCGCCCGGTGGCTGACGCGCCTGTGCGACCGCATCTGGGGCCAGACCCCATCGACCGACAGCAGGAAAGGAACATCTAATGTCCACGATCTCGGCCCTGACCATTGCCGCAGGGCGCGCCGACCATCTGGCGAACGTCATTCGCGGGTTTCAGGCGCAAGCGACGCCGCCGGATGA
- a CDS encoding glycosyltransferase family 2 protein — protein sequence MSTISALTIAAGRADHLANVIRGFQAQATPPDELIVAVMQAEPYEHLPETDFPLRQIPIDATDGALPLSAARNAAARAALGDVLVSVDVDCIPAPRLIADYAAAAQSGRGLLMGEVQYLPDGAEAAGLDFALFDRLGVRHSDRQAPPESGLRECQDYRCFWSLNFAIHRDDWNASGGFDEGYLGYGGEDTDFGRTLAERGIGIWWLKGARVYHQYHPHCMPPIHQIPSVIRNAEYFASKWGHRTMEHWLYAFRLMGLIENGPDGLIVLREPDERDFALCRQEPHMPYANTRRVIDRLQAIAPAQRSGEARRLQVEAAQAEFLVAKTV from the coding sequence ATGTCCACGATCTCGGCCCTGACCATTGCCGCAGGGCGCGCCGACCATCTGGCGAACGTCATTCGCGGGTTTCAGGCGCAAGCGACGCCGCCGGATGAACTGATCGTGGCGGTGATGCAGGCCGAGCCCTACGAGCACCTGCCCGAAACCGACTTCCCGCTGCGCCAGATCCCGATCGATGCCACAGATGGCGCGCTGCCGCTTTCGGCGGCTCGCAATGCGGCGGCACGGGCGGCCTTGGGCGATGTGCTGGTCTCCGTGGATGTCGATTGCATCCCCGCGCCCCGGTTGATCGCGGATTACGCCGCCGCCGCGCAATCGGGGCGGGGCCTGCTGATGGGCGAGGTGCAGTATCTGCCCGACGGGGCCGAGGCGGCGGGGCTGGATTTCGCCCTTTTCGACAGGCTGGGCGTGCGGCATTCGGACCGGCAGGCCCCGCCCGAATCCGGGCTGCGCGAATGTCAGGATTACCGCTGCTTCTGGTCGCTGAACTTCGCCATCCATCGCGACGACTGGAACGCCTCGGGCGGGTTCGACGAGGGTTATCTGGGCTATGGCGGCGAGGATACGGATTTCGGTCGCACCCTTGCCGAACGCGGGATCGGTATCTGGTGGCTGAAGGGCGCGCGGGTCTATCACCAATATCACCCCCATTGCATGCCGCCGATCCACCAGATCCCCTCGGTGATCCGGAATGCGGAATATTTCGCCTCGAAATGGGGGCATCGCACGATGGAGCATTGGCTCTACGCCTTCCGCCTGATGGGCCTGATCGAGAACGGCCCGGACGGGCTGATCGTGTTGCGAGAGCCTGACGAACGCGATTTCGCGCTGTGCCGGCAGGAACCCCACATGCCCTATGCCAACACCCGTCGGGTGATCGACCGGCTGCAGGCGATCGCCCCTGCGCAGCGGTCGGGCGAGGCCCGTCGCCTGCAGGTCGAGGCGGCGCAGGCGGAATTTCTTGTCGCGAAGACGGTCTGA
- a CDS encoding glycosyltransferase translates to MRIAVIAHIRHPIAPPFMGGMEAHAWHLTRGLMARGHDVTLFASGDSDPGLPVHPIIARHYDADYPWHDCHGTDALNAVIDRAFAGCIEAIREGGFDLVHNNSLHRYPLRYAQVARQATVTSLHVPPFGALQRAVHASVAPWNLFTVCSSSQAALWWPEGAPPQAAVVGNGIDMADWPFRAEGDGSAVWAGRITPNKAPHLAAEAARIAGVPLTLFGTIEHRGYFETRLRPLLGESIRYGGHLSGHDLADRIGAASAMLFTPQWQEPFGLVAIEAMSCGLPVASTRIGATEEVIGDCGAFAAPEDAKGLARALLTAMAISRHRPHNRVRRLFSRDRMLDGYESLYTRATLARKSPAPDITFEPVELPPAVSAMVTI, encoded by the coding sequence ATGCGGATCGCCGTCATCGCCCATATCCGCCACCCCATCGCGCCCCCGTTCATGGGCGGGATGGAGGCTCATGCCTGGCATCTGACGCGCGGGCTGATGGCGCGCGGACATGACGTGACGCTGTTCGCATCGGGTGACAGCGATCCGGGCTTGCCGGTCCATCCGATCATCGCGCGCCATTACGACGCGGATTACCCGTGGCACGATTGTCATGGCACGGATGCGCTGAATGCGGTCATCGACCGGGCCTTCGCGGGTTGTATCGAGGCCATCCGCGAGGGCGGGTTCGATCTGGTCCACAACAACAGCCTGCACCGCTATCCCCTGCGATATGCACAGGTGGCGCGGCAGGCCACGGTCACCTCGCTGCACGTTCCGCCCTTCGGCGCGCTGCAACGCGCGGTCCATGCCTCGGTCGCGCCGTGGAACCTGTTCACCGTCTGCTCATCCTCGCAGGCGGCGCTGTGGTGGCCCGAGGGCGCGCCGCCGCAGGCTGCGGTGGTCGGCAACGGCATCGACATGGCCGACTGGCCCTTTCGTGCAGAGGGCGATGGCAGCGCGGTCTGGGCCGGGCGGATCACACCCAACAAGGCCCCGCATCTGGCCGCCGAGGCGGCGCGCATCGCGGGCGTTCCGCTGACGCTGTTCGGGACCATCGAACATCGCGGTTATTTCGAAACCCGGCTGCGCCCGCTGCTGGGCGAGAGCATCCGCTATGGCGGTCATCTGTCGGGGCACGATCTGGCAGACAGGATCGGCGCGGCCTCGGCCATGCTGTTCACGCCGCAATGGCAGGAGCCTTTCGGGCTGGTGGCGATCGAGGCGATGTCCTGCGGCCTGCCGGTCGCCAGTACCCGTATCGGCGCGACCGAAGAGGTGATCGGCGATTGCGGCGCATTCGCCGCCCCCGAGGATGCCAAGGGGCTGGCACGGGCGCTGCTGACTGCAATGGCGATCTCGCGCCACCGCCCGCATAACCGCGTCCGCCGCCTGTTCAGCCGGGACAGAATGCTGGATGGTTACGAGAGCCTCTATACCCGCGCGACCCTGGCCCGCAAAAGCCCCGCCCCCGACATTACCTTCGAGCCGGTCGAATTGCCGCCCGCCGTGTCCGCCATGGTCACGATCTGA
- a CDS encoding transposase — translation MVPGSIERQRDTRLHPWSEATEEDRQIRQAPLKRRNRIEIMFGRLKDWRRVATRYDRCPKVFLSAIALAATVIYWL, via the coding sequence CTGGTTCCGGGAAGCATTGAAAGACAAAGGGATACACGCCTGCATCCATGGTCGGAAGCAACGGAAGAAGACCGTCAAATACGACAAGCGCCGCTAAAACGACGCAACCGGATCGAAATCATGTTCGGCAGGCTCAAGGATTGGCGGCGAGTAGCAACACGTTACGACCGATGCCCGAAAGTCTTCCTCTCAGCCATCGCTCTCGCGGCAACCGTCATCTACTGGCTATGA
- a CDS encoding transposase, which translates to MNTKLHAICDSEGWPLNLFVTAGQVSDYIGARALLSSLPDVDWLLGDRGYDADWFREALKDKGIHACIHGRKQRKKTVKYDKRR; encoded by the coding sequence AAGCTGCACGCCATCTGCGACAGCGAAGGCTGGCCCCTGAACCTGTTCGTCACGGCGGGTCAGGTCAGCGATTACATCGGCGCAAGAGCACTGCTGAGCAGCCTGCCAGATGTCGACTGGCTGCTTGGGGACCGAGGATATGATGCCGACTGGTTCCGGGAAGCATTGAAAGACAAAGGGATACACGCCTGCATCCATGGTCGGAAGCAACGGAAGAAGACCGTCAAATACGACAAGCGCCGCTAA